Proteins from a genomic interval of Candidatus Methanomethylicota archaeon:
- a CDS encoding DUF917 family protein, with amino-acid sequence MDIIRLGDVEKYVYGGAVLGGGGGGSIEEGVKIGRIATQISPIKLLDVDEMHDEESLVTISMVGVQSKGVILPYHHIRIIELMKMFNVNIDGLIGSECGATAVTHGWIQAAVYGMPVVDCPCDGRAHPTGVMGAMGLHKIRDYRTVQAACGGKENLEIIVSGSIEATSRIIRQFSMEAGGCVAVARNPVKVDYAKRNGAPGALKQAYKIGEAILSVDKPEDRIESAVKTLNGEIICRGEVRGKRMEIEGGFDVGYIEVVDEGNELYKVTFVNEYMSIHRWDETITTFPNLINIFSLKTGLPLNSAEVKLEEPVAITVADKNAIKIGEGLRDRKLYEPIKSIMKDKLNLELEFKI; translated from the coding sequence ATGGATATAATAAGGTTGGGGGATGTGGAAAAATATGTTTATGGTGGAGCAGTCCTAGGTGGAGGTGGTGGAGGAAGCATAGAGGAGGGGGTTAAAATAGGTAGAATTGCAACACAAATATCGCCAATAAAACTTTTGGATGTAGATGAAATGCATGATGAAGAAAGTTTAGTAACAATATCGATGGTGGGAGTACAATCAAAGGGGGTTATACTACCATACCATCACATACGCATAATAGAGCTCATGAAAATGTTCAATGTGAATATTGATGGATTAATTGGAAGTGAATGTGGAGCCACAGCAGTAACACATGGATGGATACAAGCGGCAGTATATGGGATGCCCGTTGTGGATTGCCCATGTGATGGGAGAGCACACCCCACTGGAGTTATGGGTGCCATGGGATTACATAAAATAAGGGACTATAGAACGGTGCAAGCAGCATGTGGAGGCAAAGAGAATTTGGAGATAATTGTTAGTGGCAGTATAGAGGCAACTAGCAGAATCATTAGACAATTCTCCATGGAAGCTGGTGGATGCGTAGCTGTAGCAAGAAACCCAGTAAAAGTGGATTATGCAAAGAGGAATGGAGCTCCAGGAGCATTGAAACAAGCTTACAAAATAGGTGAAGCAATATTATCAGTGGATAAACCTGAAGATAGAATTGAATCCGCGGTAAAGACATTAAATGGGGAGATTATCTGTAGAGGTGAAGTTAGGGGGAAGAGGATGGAAATTGAAGGTGGATTTGATGTTGGATACATAGAAGTTGTGGATGAGGGTAACGAGCTATACAAAGTGACATTCGTAAACGAATACATGAGCATACACAGGTGGGATGAGACAATAACAACCTTTCCAAACCTAATAAACATATTCAGCCTAAAAACAGGGCTACCACTAAACTCAGCTGAAGTAAAACTTGAAGAACCAGTAGCCATAACAGTTGCAGATAAGAATGCAATAAAGATCGGTGAGGGATTAAGGGATAGAAAACTATATGAACCAATAAAAAGTATTATGAAGGATAAACTAAACTTAGAATTGGAATTCAAAATATAA
- a CDS encoding pyruvate carboxylase subunit B, translated as MVEIVDVTLRDAHQSLLATRFRTEDMLPILDVMDDIGFYSMEVWGGATFDVPLRYLNEDPWVRLKLIRERVRKTKLQMLLRGQNLVGYRHYPDDICVKFVEKAFENGIDVFRIFDALNDLRNVKVTVDAARRVGAEIQLCMVYTVSPIHTLNYYLSLAREIASMEVDSICIKDMSGILKPYVAYELVKRIKSEVGMRVDVHSHTTAGFAPITIVKAIEAGADYVDCALSSMSMHTSHPPLESIVSSLEGTPYEIKKINLKLALKASKYFWEKRKKYSEYDYALKNPPVDASVLEHQIPGGMLSNLLEQLRMQGAEDRLDEVLMEVPRVRRDLGYPPLVTPLSQIVGAQAVVNVLSGKPYSTIIREVRDYVKGLYGKPPAEINPELIKLALGDEKPITVRPAEILEPAYNKIVSELPKELVEKDEDYITYALFPDIAIKYFKYRENLKKLSTYTLEVIVNTRKFNFNIK; from the coding sequence ATGGTTGAAATTGTAGATGTCACTTTGAGGGATGCTCATCAATCTCTATTAGCCACTAGATTTAGAACTGAGGATATGCTCCCAATATTGGATGTGATGGATGATATAGGATTCTACTCCATGGAGGTTTGGGGTGGAGCAACCTTCGATGTCCCATTAAGGTATTTGAATGAGGATCCATGGGTTAGACTTAAACTCATTAGGGAGAGGGTTAGGAAGACTAAGCTTCAAATGTTATTGAGGGGGCAGAACCTTGTTGGATATAGACATTATCCAGATGATATATGCGTGAAATTTGTGGAGAAGGCATTTGAGAATGGTATTGACGTTTTCAGGATTTTCGATGCATTGAATGATTTGAGAAACGTTAAAGTGACAGTTGATGCTGCTAGGAGGGTTGGAGCTGAAATCCAGTTGTGTATGGTGTATACTGTAAGCCCAATACATACATTAAACTACTACCTATCATTAGCTAGAGAGATAGCATCCATGGAAGTGGATTCCATATGCATTAAAGATATGTCTGGAATATTGAAGCCATATGTGGCATATGAGCTTGTTAAGAGGATTAAGAGTGAGGTTGGCATGCGGGTTGATGTTCACTCACATACCACAGCAGGCTTTGCTCCAATAACTATAGTTAAAGCTATTGAAGCAGGGGCGGATTATGTAGATTGCGCTCTATCATCAATGTCCATGCACACATCACACCCACCACTGGAATCAATAGTTTCATCATTGGAGGGGACGCCATACGAGATTAAGAAGATAAATTTGAAATTAGCTCTAAAAGCTTCAAAATACTTCTGGGAGAAGAGGAAGAAGTACTCTGAATATGATTATGCATTGAAAAACCCTCCAGTGGATGCAAGTGTACTTGAACATCAAATTCCAGGTGGAATGCTCAGCAACCTATTGGAGCAATTGAGAATGCAAGGTGCTGAAGATAGACTTGATGAAGTTTTAATGGAAGTTCCAAGGGTTAGGAGAGATTTAGGCTACCCACCACTTGTAACACCATTATCACAAATAGTTGGAGCTCAGGCGGTGGTAAATGTACTTTCAGGGAAACCATACTCAACAATAATAAGGGAGGTGAGAGACTATGTTAAAGGACTATATGGGAAGCCTCCAGCAGAAATAAATCCAGAGCTAATTAAACTGGCTTTGGGGGATGAAAAACCAATAACAGTTAGACCAGCAGAAATATTGGAGCCAGCCTACAATAAAATAGTTTCTGAACTCCCAAAGGAACTTGTGGAGAAGGATGAAGACTACATCACATACGCCCTCTTCCCAGACATCGCAATAAAATACTTCAAATACAGGGAAAATCTCAAAAAGCTTTCCACATACACCCTTGAGGTTATTGTGAATACTCGCAAATTTAATTTTAATATAAAATAA